One genomic segment of Chitinibacter sp. FCG-7 includes these proteins:
- a CDS encoding AAA domain-containing protein: MLTAKGNHARKNINQRELESLRKALDDEGESIELNEDSRGFISPFRAQVTLSGAHLPSDFVKDTVHKFQGWECNEIVFSTVLDKKRHNQERLGFVDDPRMVNVAVSRAKNRFTLVTGDEVFTANNGHIAALIRYVEYYAQDGQIVRAPVVSAFDLLYQEYDESLARLHAQLRSEDSRFKSEQIVAQLLRDALSKASYGALTCHTQIRLNQIASSINPALTKDELNFMHNRASCDFVLYFRVGKTPLGVIEVDGGSHDRPEQVARDNLKNSILAKSNIHILRLRTVESSIEEKIDGFLAQWASSVASV; encoded by the coding sequence TTGCTAACTGCCAAAGGCAATCACGCACGAAAAAACATCAATCAGAGGGAGCTAGAGTCCTTACGCAAGGCACTCGATGATGAAGGCGAATCCATCGAGCTGAACGAGGACAGTAGAGGATTTATCTCTCCCTTCAGGGCACAGGTCACGCTCTCTGGGGCACACTTGCCCTCAGATTTCGTCAAGGACACAGTGCACAAATTCCAAGGTTGGGAGTGCAACGAAATTGTTTTCTCCACTGTGCTGGACAAGAAACGCCACAATCAGGAACGGCTAGGTTTTGTCGATGATCCGCGCATGGTCAATGTAGCAGTGTCGCGAGCCAAGAATCGATTCACCCTAGTCACGGGCGACGAGGTATTCACTGCAAACAACGGTCATATCGCGGCCTTGATACGCTACGTCGAGTATTACGCCCAAGACGGGCAGATTGTGCGCGCACCCGTAGTGTCGGCATTTGATCTGTTGTACCAAGAGTATGATGAGTCTTTGGCACGACTTCACGCCCAGCTACGTTCAGAAGACTCACGTTTCAAATCCGAGCAAATTGTGGCACAACTGCTCCGGGATGCTTTGTCCAAAGCTTCGTACGGTGCACTAACGTGTCACACCCAGATCCGGCTGAATCAGATCGCCTCATCAATCAACCCAGCCTTGACGAAAGATGAGCTGAATTTCATGCACAACCGCGCTAGCTGCGATTTCGTGCTGTATTTCAGGGTGGGTAAAACCCCGTTAGGCGTGATTGAAGTCGATGGCGGCTCGCACGATAGACCAGAGCAGGTGGCACGAGACAACTTGAAGAACAGCATTCTGGCGAAAAGTAATATTCACATTTTGCGCCTGCGTACCGTCGAAAGCAGCATCGAAGAAAAAATCGACGGATTTCTCGCCCAGTGGGCGAGCTCCGTGGCAAGCGTGTGA
- a CDS encoding DEAD/DEAH box helicase, giving the protein MVSIYVNGEDKTAQISDWTIAWSTKYEALQLTCHFPSKKTFTRPLSECQVLPTHELAEMLLTKRGSTIVQPIEKATIYGDRYAAVYFPENTKPYIYKLDDIDFLKPTQMKESSVFRYLADVANARKSRAGTENQLSIAANVVRQLDKLPASSSTALYAYCTAKNGKQASSEGLIYPFGLNESQLAAVERAFSAQISVIEGPPGTGKTQTILNILANILLRGKTVAVLSNNNAAVENVYEKLKKCSLDHLVAKLGNKDNQKDFFANLPPWPSAAPDPAPAMEEIQTILGQLKQLLRDHNAAAQLRAEIDELNIERSYLQQWQEDYGESISASLDKYGLSPRKTADLMAYLSYLGERRVRLKDRLELLFNFKIFRTKPFAQNEERLSFFHALQMHFYDKALENKETALQAYLESLARGNFATLLEELTTKSMRYLRQHLHEQVRTPETFDAKTYKKHFDAFVHRFPIIGSSTHSIVNSIAPGAVLDYVIIDEASQQDIVPGILALGCAKNLIVVGDSRQLAHIPITLGLPAPEDVYDCERYSLLDSCIGVFKGALPKTLLKEHYRCHPKIIQFCNQQFYDNALVPMTQDNGEAPYGYC; this is encoded by the coding sequence ATGGTTTCCATCTATGTCAATGGCGAAGATAAGACTGCTCAAATCAGTGATTGGACAATTGCTTGGAGTACGAAGTACGAAGCCTTGCAACTAACTTGCCATTTCCCATCCAAGAAAACCTTCACGCGTCCGCTCAGTGAATGCCAAGTGCTTCCCACTCATGAACTAGCTGAGATGTTGCTAACAAAACGTGGCAGCACAATTGTCCAACCAATTGAAAAAGCGACGATTTATGGCGACCGATATGCTGCCGTGTACTTTCCGGAGAATACCAAACCCTACATTTACAAATTGGACGATATTGATTTCCTTAAGCCGACGCAAATGAAAGAATCGTCGGTGTTTCGCTATTTAGCGGATGTGGCGAACGCCCGGAAGAGCCGCGCAGGTACGGAGAACCAACTATCGATTGCTGCCAATGTCGTTCGCCAGCTGGACAAGCTGCCCGCCAGCTCAAGCACCGCCTTGTATGCCTATTGCACAGCAAAGAATGGCAAACAGGCTTCGAGTGAAGGGCTGATCTATCCATTTGGTTTAAATGAAAGTCAGCTTGCAGCGGTCGAACGTGCTTTCAGCGCACAAATCAGTGTAATTGAAGGTCCACCTGGAACCGGCAAAACACAAACCATTCTGAACATCCTCGCTAATATTCTACTGCGTGGAAAAACGGTCGCCGTGCTGTCCAACAATAATGCGGCAGTAGAGAACGTTTACGAAAAACTGAAAAAATGCAGCTTAGATCACTTGGTCGCCAAACTCGGAAACAAGGATAACCAAAAAGATTTCTTTGCCAATCTACCTCCTTGGCCTTCGGCAGCGCCCGACCCTGCACCAGCCATGGAAGAAATCCAGACGATACTGGGACAATTGAAGCAGCTTTTGCGCGACCATAACGCGGCAGCGCAACTGAGAGCTGAAATTGATGAGCTAAACATTGAGCGGAGCTACCTGCAACAATGGCAAGAAGACTACGGGGAATCTATTTCCGCATCTCTGGACAAATACGGACTATCGCCACGCAAAACCGCGGACTTGATGGCTTACTTATCCTACCTTGGCGAACGGCGCGTTCGGCTTAAGGATCGCCTTGAATTGCTGTTCAACTTCAAGATTTTCCGCACCAAACCTTTCGCACAAAACGAGGAGCGCCTGTCCTTCTTCCATGCTCTTCAGATGCACTTCTATGACAAAGCACTGGAGAACAAGGAGACCGCTCTACAGGCTTATCTCGAGTCGTTAGCGCGTGGAAATTTTGCCACCTTGCTAGAGGAATTGACGACGAAATCGATGCGTTACCTGAGGCAGCATCTGCATGAACAGGTCCGGACGCCGGAGACCTTCGATGCGAAAACGTACAAAAAACACTTCGACGCGTTTGTGCACCGCTTCCCTATCATCGGCAGCAGTACACACTCCATCGTCAATTCGATAGCGCCAGGGGCAGTCCTCGATTACGTCATCATCGACGAAGCCTCGCAGCAGGACATCGTGCCTGGTATTCTAGCGTTGGGCTGCGCAAAAAACCTGATCGTTGTCGGAGACAGTCGGCAGTTGGCACATATCCCTATCACTCTGGGTCTTCCGGCCCCCGAGGATGTTTATGACTGCGAACGATATAGCCTGCTTGATTCATGCATTGGGGTGTTCAAAGGTGCTCTACCTAAAACTTTGCTGAAAGAACACTATCGCTGCCACCCCAAAATCATCCAATTTTGTAACCAGCAGTTCTACGACAATGCCTTAGTACCGATGACTCAGGACAACGGTGAAGCCCCCTACGGCTATTGCTAA
- a CDS encoding LemA family protein translates to MKRLLLLALLSSTLTGCGYNTLQAQDENVNAAWSEVLNQYQRRADLVPNLVNVVKGYAAHEEKVLIEVTEARAKVSGMQITPELAKDEAALAQFQQAQAGMTSALSRLMVVVEKYPDLKANQNFLDLSAQLEGTENRITVARNRYIESVRTFNTTARSFPTNLTAKMFDLNPKPNFKVENEKAISNAPSVDFTSEKK, encoded by the coding sequence ATGAAACGCCTACTCTTGCTCGCTTTACTCAGCAGTACACTCACCGGCTGCGGATATAACACTTTGCAAGCACAAGATGAGAATGTGAATGCCGCGTGGTCTGAAGTATTAAATCAATATCAGCGCCGTGCTGATTTAGTGCCCAATTTGGTCAATGTGGTTAAAGGCTACGCTGCGCATGAAGAAAAAGTGCTGATTGAAGTCACCGAAGCGCGCGCTAAGGTGAGTGGCATGCAAATCACGCCCGAACTGGCTAAAGATGAAGCCGCGCTGGCCCAATTTCAGCAAGCCCAAGCGGGAATGACTTCGGCGTTGTCGCGGCTGATGGTCGTCGTTGAAAAATACCCCGACTTAAAAGCTAACCAGAATTTTCTCGATTTAAGCGCGCAATTAGAAGGCACGGAAAATCGCATCACCGTCGCCCGTAATCGCTATATCGAATCAGTGAGAACCTTTAACACTACCGCCCGTTCATTTCCTACCAATCTCACGGCCAAGATGTTTGACTTAAATCCCAAGCCCAACTTTAAAGTCGAAAACGAAAAAGCAATTTCCAACGCACCAAGCGTTGATTTCACTAGCGAGAAAAAATAA
- a CDS encoding TPM domain-containing protein — translation MDLSGTLSEPEQNELNAKLRALEQSKGSQFAVLIIPSTGEESIEQYSIRVVEAWQLGRKGIDDGVLLLIAKDDRTVRIEVGTVA, via the coding sequence ATGGATTTGAGCGGGACACTGTCCGAACCTGAGCAAAACGAGTTAAACGCAAAATTACGCGCACTTGAGCAAAGCAAGGGCAGCCAGTTTGCTGTACTGATCATCCCGAGCACCGGCGAGGAAAGCATTGAGCAATACAGCATCCGCGTCGTCGAAGCATGGCAACTGGGGCGCAAAGGTATTGATGATGGCGTGCTATTGCTAATTGCGAAGGACGATAGAACGGTACGGATCGAAGTCGGTACCGTGGCTTAG
- a CDS encoding TPM domain-containing protein yields MTTKFSRCWQHLKRNPFRQQLNGEMSSRLTQVISQSELGHRCEIRLVIEARLPLLLAWKGLSARERAVQWFSDLRVWDTECNTGMVLYLLLAERKIELVADRGIAACVPQKQWDQICQQLQNHLAASQAEAGLTEALKALGQLLQQHFPLACTQANPDELSNEPVIIA; encoded by the coding sequence ATGACAACAAAATTCTCGCGCTGCTGGCAGCATCTAAAACGCAACCCTTTTCGTCAGCAACTTAATGGCGAAATGAGTTCGCGCCTTACACAGGTGATCAGCCAATCCGAGCTCGGTCATCGCTGCGAAATTCGTCTTGTCATCGAAGCACGCCTGCCGCTTTTACTGGCATGGAAGGGGCTTAGCGCGCGCGAACGCGCGGTGCAATGGTTTTCTGATTTGCGCGTATGGGATACCGAGTGCAATACCGGCATGGTGTTGTATTTGCTACTGGCTGAACGCAAAATCGAACTCGTCGCCGATCGCGGGATTGCTGCTTGTGTACCCCAAAAGCAATGGGATCAGATTTGCCAGCAGCTACAAAACCATCTGGCTGCATCGCAAGCCGAAGCGGGCTTAACTGAGGCATTGAAAGCGCTGGGGCAATTGCTGCAACAACACTTCCCATTAGCATGCACCCAGGCCAATCCCGATGAACTATCCAATGAGCCCGTAATTATCGCCTAG
- a CDS encoding TPM domain-containing protein, producing the protein MNRGILYGLGLCTVSLSPLWFWHNQQESNPVNFVSASTPIAAQAQLPLNSHIIDQANFIPSGDIPRFEQYMGWILRESGIDVRMVFLPSTGNKPIETQAVDLMSQLQIGKQTGQQRGILLLYDVQNQRLKIEVGYGLEAVFPDVFVNYLVQKHTKTFFASGDASLGLRLMLRLLQHRIREAVIGNDFDPRTISKASELAHLSGGAGVNAALTLGTTESTPVALPDSEAAFPAEKSPTSTYQTYLAWLSNWPLNPNADFLTPESRQYLASLPSSPAYAEYIFLSEYGKQFKVVERGDLALLYFTNTPFVSPHFFIKVDGTWHMDLMAEVRNTREHTGGEYTWAYYGDQDKYTYAFHDLLITLKGYRRFQDGDNRPLVIRGDR; encoded by the coding sequence ATGAATCGCGGCATTCTATATGGCTTGGGGTTATGTACCGTTTCATTATCGCCGCTGTGGTTTTGGCATAATCAACAAGAGTCCAATCCAGTCAACTTCGTTTCTGCGTCAACACCAATCGCAGCGCAGGCCCAGTTGCCTTTAAATTCCCACATTATCGATCAAGCAAATTTTATCCCGTCAGGCGACATACCGCGCTTTGAGCAGTATATGGGCTGGATTTTGCGTGAATCAGGCATTGATGTGCGCATGGTGTTTTTACCCAGCACAGGGAATAAACCCATTGAGACTCAGGCCGTGGATCTGATGTCACAATTACAGATTGGCAAGCAAACCGGCCAACAGCGCGGCATTTTGTTATTGTACGACGTGCAAAATCAACGGCTTAAAATTGAAGTGGGATATGGACTAGAAGCAGTTTTTCCAGATGTATTTGTTAATTACCTAGTACAAAAGCACACGAAAACATTCTTTGCGTCAGGAGATGCATCGTTAGGTTTACGGTTAATGTTACGTCTACTGCAGCATCGGATTCGCGAGGCCGTAATTGGAAATGATTTCGATCCGCGTACTATCAGCAAAGCTAGCGAATTGGCGCACCTTTCTGGAGGCGCAGGGGTTAATGCGGCGCTTACACTTGGCACGACAGAAAGCACGCCTGTAGCCCTACCAGACAGTGAAGCAGCATTTCCAGCCGAAAAATCGCCAACAAGCACTTATCAGACTTATCTGGCTTGGTTATCAAACTGGCCACTGAATCCAAACGCCGATTTCCTAACCCCAGAGTCACGCCAATATTTAGCATCATTGCCGAGTAGTCCGGCTTACGCGGAATATATTTTTCTGAGTGAGTATGGCAAGCAATTCAAGGTTGTCGAGCGTGGCGACCTAGCATTGCTTTATTTCACCAACACACCTTTTGTATCGCCGCACTTCTTTATAAAAGTTGATGGTACTTGGCATATGGACTTGATGGCCGAGGTGCGTAATACCCGTGAGCATACTGGCGGTGAATACACATGGGCATATTATGGCGACCAAGATAAATACACATATGCCTTTCATGATTTACTCATCACACTGAAAGGCTACCGACGTTTCCAAGATGGAGACAATCGGCCTTTAGTTATTCGTGGCGATCGTTAA
- a CDS encoding tetratricopeptide repeat protein, producing MNRTASFLLLIASALFVSQIASAKLTEQQANNLYANAQEGDKSSFDTLLAEAKRGDAFAQNKIGNLARGYDNAAAIAWYRKSADQGYANAQYNMGLCYYNGFGTAINYTEAASWYQKSVAQGYDKAQYNLGTMYKSGKGVPQDLAKALSLYRKAAEQGNMHAQSALGFHYLTGQGIEVNSALGESWIKKAAAQGEERALKYLAKNR from the coding sequence ATGAATCGCACAGCCTCATTCCTTTTGCTCATCGCCAGTGCTTTATTTGTTTCGCAAATTGCAAGCGCCAAATTAACTGAACAGCAGGCTAATAACTTGTACGCCAATGCACAAGAAGGCGACAAAAGTTCATTTGACACTTTGCTAGCTGAGGCAAAGCGTGGCGATGCCTTTGCTCAAAATAAAATCGGCAACTTAGCACGAGGATACGATAATGCGGCTGCCATTGCTTGGTATCGCAAATCAGCCGATCAAGGTTATGCCAACGCCCAATACAACATGGGGCTCTGTTACTACAATGGATTTGGCACTGCAATCAACTACACAGAGGCTGCCAGCTGGTATCAAAAATCAGTAGCGCAAGGCTATGACAAGGCACAGTACAACTTAGGCACCATGTATAAAAGTGGCAAAGGTGTGCCCCAAGACTTGGCTAAAGCATTGAGCTTGTATCGCAAAGCTGCCGAACAAGGAAATATGCATGCGCAAAGTGCTCTGGGATTTCATTACTTGACGGGACAAGGAATTGAAGTCAATTCTGCTTTGGGAGAGAGCTGGATTAAAAAAGCAGCAGCGCAAGGCGAGGAGCGTGCCTTGAAATACTTAGCAAAAAACAGATAA